Proteins from a single region of Gambusia affinis linkage group LG12, SWU_Gaff_1.0, whole genome shotgun sequence:
- the aldh9a1b gene encoding LOW QUALITY PROTEIN: 4-trimethylaminobutyraldehyde dehydrogenase B (The sequence of the model RefSeq protein was modified relative to this genomic sequence to represent the inferred CDS: inserted 2 bases in 1 codon) produces MGCCSAASGCSTSREPLHNWRSDNFTLLAEAIISTSTFNVTFSVFAAESRIKRDGVNMLRRLLGSPSRPQTAPTLSAAMRCLSSGSVDITVPLNFWAGRRRTSQESREKENVYEPATGRVLCHLEPCGGEEVDQAVKAAKSAFGPWSKMSGMERARIMIEAAHLIESRREEIAEMEVVNNGKSITEARLDVDSARLCIEYYAGLASTLAGQHVQLSGGSFAYTRREPLGVCVGIGAWNYPFQIAAWKSAPALACGNSMVFKPSPVTPVTAVLLAEIYAKAGAPEGLFNVVQGGQETGSLLCYHPDVDKVSFTGSVPTGQKIMEMASKGVKPVTLELGGKSPLIIFKDSDLENAVRGALMANFLTQGQVCSNGTRVYVQKDVLAEFVKEVVKRTQAIAIGDPLLESTRMGALVSRPHLDKVLSFVEQAKKEGAKVLCGGERFVPSDPKLKSGYYMTPCVLSDCTDDMTCVREEIFGPVMSVLSFETEQEVLQRANNTTFGLAAGVFTRDVTRAHRVVEQLKAGSCFINNYNITPVEVPFGGYKMSGIGRENGQVTVEFYSQLKTVCXEMGDVDSLF; encoded by the exons ATGGGTTGCTGTTCAGCAGCGTCAGGTTGCTCCACCTCCCGTGAACCTCTGCACAACTGGCGAAGTGATAATTTCACACTTTTAGCGGAAGCTATAATCTCTACCTCAACATTTAATGTGACGTTTTCTGTTT TCGCTGCTGAAAGTAGAATTAAAAGGGACGGTGTAAATATGCTTCGGAGACTTCTCGGGTCCCCGTCGCGGCCTCAAACCGCTCCGACTCTTTCTGCCGCCATGAGGTGCTTGTCTTCGGGTTCGGTGGACATCACCGTCCCGCTGAACTTCTGGGCTGGACGGAGAAGGACAAGCCAAGAAAGCCGCGAGAAGGAAAACGTTTACGAACCAGCCACGG GCCGTGTTTTGTGCCATTTGGAGCCATGCGGCGGAGAGGAAGTAGATCAGGCCGTGAAGGCTGCTAAGTCGGCCTTTGGTCCCTGGAGCAAAATGTCCGGGATGGAGCGGGCAAGGATCATGATAGAAGCTGCCCATTTAATAGAG AGCAGGAGAGAGGAGATCGCTGAAATGGAGGTGGTCAACAATGGGAAGTCCATCACAGAGGCCCGTCTGGACGTGGACTCTGCTAGACTGTGTATAGAATACTACGCTGGACTGGCCAGCACTCTGGCAG GACAGCATGTTCAGTTGTCGGGGGGATCCTTCGCCTACACCCGCAGGGAGCCTCTGGGAGTGTGTGTGGGCATCGGCGCCTGGAATTATCCCTTCCAGATCGCTGCCTGGAAGTCTGCTCCAGCCCTGGCCTGTG GGAACTCCATGGTGTTCAAGCCGTCCCCAGTCACACCAGTAACAGCAGTGCTACTGGCAGAGATCTACGCTAAGGCTGGAGCTCCAGAGGGGCTGTTCAACGTGGTGCAGGGTGGGCAGGAAACTGGCAGCTTACTGTGTTACCACCCCGATGTCGATAAGGTGTCCTTCACAGGAAGTGTGCCCACAGGACAGAAG ATCATGGAAATGGCATCGAAGGGGGTCAAACCGGTGACTTTGGAGCTCGGAGGCAAATCTCCCCTAATCATATTTAAGGATAGCGATTTGGAGAACGCTGTGAGAGGAGCGCTCATGGCCAACTTCCTGACTCAAGGACAG GTGTGCAGCAACGGCACGAGGGTGTACGTGCAGAAGGACGTCCTGGCCGAGTTTGTCAAGGAGGTGGTGAAAAGAACCCAGGCGATAGCAATAGGAGACCCGCTGCTGGAAAGCACCAGAATGGGAGCGCTGGTTAGCCGGCCACATCTGGACAAAGTGCTGTCCTTTGTTGAACAGGCGAAAAAAGAG GGAGCCAAGGTGTTGTGTGGAGGAGAACGTTTTGTCCCATCTGACCCCAAACTTAAAAGTGGATACTACATGACTCCATGTGTCCTAA GCGACTGCACAGACGACATGACGTGTGTGAGAGAAGAAATCTTCGGTCCCGTCATGTCCGTGCTGTCCTTTGAAACAGAACAGGAAGTTCTGCAGAGAGCCAACAACACAACATTTGGTCTGGCTGCAGGCGTCTTTACAAG GGATGTGACCCGTGCCCATCGTGTGGTGGAACAGCTCAAGGCCGGTTCCTGTTTCATCAACAACTACAACATCACTCCTGTGGAGGTTCCATTCGGAGGCTACAAAATGTCAG
- the uck2b gene encoding uridine-cytidine kinase 2-B yields the protein MAGDSETLLRDPDESTTVIRQPFLIGVSGGTASGKSSVCEKIMEKLGQNEIDHHQRQVAILSQDSFYKVLTPEQKAKALKGQFNFDHPDAFDNDLIMQTLRQILQGETVQIPVYDFVTHSRKEEFVTVYPADVVLFEGILMFYSQEIRDLFQMKLFVDTDPDTRLSRRVLRDINERGRELEQVLSQYITFVKPAFEEFCLPTKKYADLIIPKGADNLVAINLIVQHIQDILNGGQTKRQNGFTNGHSAPRQRRTSESSSRPH from the exons ATGGCCGGGGACAGCGAAACACTTCTCAGGGACCCGGATGAGAGTACCACCGTTATTCGACAGCCTTTCCTCATTGGTGTCTCCGGTGGCACTGCTAGTGGCAAG TCGTCCGTGTGTGAGAAGATCATGGAGAAGCTGGGCCAGAACGAAATAGACCACCACCAGCGGCAGGTGGCGATCCTCAGCCAGGACAGCTTCTACAAGGTGCTGACTCCGGAGCAGAAAGCCAAAGCACTAAAGGGCCAGTTCAACTTCGATCATCCAG ATGCCTTCGACAATGATCTAATCATGCAAACGCTCAGACAAATACTTCAGGGAGAGACGGTGCAAATCCCAGTTTACGACTTTGTTACTCATTCCAG GAAAGAGGAGTTTGTTACGGTGTACCCGGCCGACGTGGTCCTGTTTGAGGGCATCCTCATGTTCTACTCTCAGGAAATCAGGGATCTGTTCCAGatgaagctgtttgttgacACAGACCCAGACACGCGGCTCTCGCGTCGAG ttctgaGGGACATTAATGAGCGTGGCAGAGAACTCGAACAAGTGCTGAGTCAGTATATTACCTTTGTAAAGCCGGCCTTTGAGGAGTTCTGTTTGCCG ACAAAGAAGTATGCAGACTTGATTATTCCAAAAGGAGCAGATAACCTGG TGGCCATCAACTTGATCGTCCAGCACATCCAAGACATTCTGAACGGTGGACAGACCAAGCGTCAGAACGGCTTCACAAACGGACACAGCGCCCCCCGGCAGCGGAGGACCTCGGAGTCGAGCAGCCGTCCTCACTGA
- the czib gene encoding CXXC motif containing zinc binding protein isoform X1 — protein sequence MVKFGLQFKANLENVTNVRPLGEDFRWFLKLKCGNCGEVPDKWQYVTLMESVPLKGGRGSASMVQKCKLCARENSIDILRDTITPYNASDNDKFKTMVQFECRGLEPVDFQPQAGFAAEGAETGTPFPEVNLLEKDWNDYDDKAKESVGIYEVTHRFVKC from the exons ATGGTG AAGTTCGGGCTGCAGTTCAAAGCCAACctggaaaatgtgacaaatgtaaGGCCGCTGGGGGAAGACTTCCGCTGGTTTCTGAAG CTAAAGTGTGGAAACTGTGGGGAGGTCCCGGATAAATGGCAGTATGTGACTCTAATG GAGAGCGTTCCGCTGAAAGGAGGCCGAGGGAGCGCCAGCATGGTCCAGAAATGCAAACTTTGTGCGAGGGAGAATTCGATAG ATATCCTGAGAGACACCATTACCCCTTATAAT GCGTCGGACAACGACAAATTCAAGACGATGGTGCAGTTCGAGTGTCGGGGCCTGGAGCCGGTTGACTTCCAGCCGCAG GCCGGTTTTGCTGCAGAGGGAGCCGAGACTGGAACGCCATTTCCTGAAGTCAACCTGCTAGAAAAG GACTGGAACGACTACGATGACAAAGCCAAGGAGTCTGTGGGAATCTATGAGGTCACGCATCGATTCGTCAAGTGTTGA
- the czib gene encoding CXXC motif containing zinc binding protein isoform X2: protein MVKFGLQFKANLENVTNVRPLGEDFRWFLKLKCGNCGEVPDKWQYVTLMESVPLKGGRGSASMVQKCKLCARENSIDILRDTITPYNASDNDKFKTMVQFECRGLEPVDFQPQAGFAAEGAETGTPFPEVNLLEKSSCCAF from the exons ATGGTG AAGTTCGGGCTGCAGTTCAAAGCCAACctggaaaatgtgacaaatgtaaGGCCGCTGGGGGAAGACTTCCGCTGGTTTCTGAAG CTAAAGTGTGGAAACTGTGGGGAGGTCCCGGATAAATGGCAGTATGTGACTCTAATG GAGAGCGTTCCGCTGAAAGGAGGCCGAGGGAGCGCCAGCATGGTCCAGAAATGCAAACTTTGTGCGAGGGAGAATTCGATAG ATATCCTGAGAGACACCATTACCCCTTATAAT GCGTCGGACAACGACAAATTCAAGACGATGGTGCAGTTCGAGTGTCGGGGCCTGGAGCCGGTTGACTTCCAGCCGCAG GCCGGTTTTGCTGCAGAGGGAGCCGAGACTGGAACGCCATTTCCTGAAGTCAACCTGCTAGAAAAG tcctcttGTTGCGCATTTTAG